One Streptomyces sp. ML-6 genomic region harbors:
- a CDS encoding DUF397 domain-containing protein: MSSGMTELAWFKSSYSGSQGDSCVEIAVAEEAVHVRDSKDLARPAFAVGRAEWAPFVRFVSGASEV; this comes from the coding sequence ATGAGCAGCGGTATGACGGAACTCGCCTGGTTCAAGTCCAGCTACAGCGGCAGCCAGGGCGACAGCTGCGTGGAGATTGCGGTCGCCGAAGAGGCTGTTCACGTACGGGACTCGAAGGACCTGGCCCGCCCGGCCTTCGCCGTGGGGCGCGCGGAGTGGGCGCCCTTCGTGAGGTTCGTGTCGGGTGCCTCGGAGGTGTAA
- a CDS encoding DNA methyltransferase, with translation MSAATRTALAFTAVTPVGGLLPSDMLLRIAESRNLPGTKPADYGLPASVPVRNEAERAWEYLKPLWRDLRAALPSDPATGAPAADPTGRAGTDWLAQLFRKLDFGALTEVGAAGIPADSDPEKRFPVSHRHGPALIHQVPWNQDLDKRPAAGQVPPQSMVQDCLNRTEAHLWAIVTNGRRLRLLRDSSSFSTAAYVDFDLEALFDGELFSEFVLLYSLLHASRFAVAESAAASGCWLEKWRAEAVTSGTRALDQLRLGVQNALTVLGTGFLRHPDNGALRENTDPKVLRDALLRLVYRLLFVFVAEDRNALLDPEADDSRREAYERYFSSARLRERARRRQGTAHGDQYEALRIVLEALGKEGGRPELALPGLGGLFSPTETDAPLDGLKLSNESLLSAVRHLAQVRDPGARRWRPVDYRHLDAEELGSVYESLLELEPKHSAADRSFELVEVAGNSRKTTGSYYTPSSLIECLLDTTLDPVLDEAFKRGDQRATAAGRPDPADDIVAELLSLTVCDPACGSGHFLVASARRIAKRVASVREHNPEPTDDAVRHALREVVARCIYGVDLNPMAVELAKVSLWLEAMEPGKALGFLDAHVKHGNGLIGATPKLLADGVPDDAFKPIEGDDKKHASGLVKRNKAQRGGQDELLFDTEPLPGNERYAVELAAITTAPADSLEDVHAQEAAYRVYVESSAYVQDLHAADAWCAAFVWPKHAGAPEAPTDQVFRALRGRDQSSVSDATHEQILELRDQYRFFHWHLEFPEVFAVPESGAGVQPGTGWAGGFDAVVGNPPWDSVNFPETEFFAVRAPEIAATNNTAARKKKIQALKGDPDTDQLYSEYEAAKRKVYGESHFWRASNRFPLTGQGNLNLYALFAEGDRTLTSNHGRTGIIVPTGIATDSRTQYFFKDLIAQNSLAALLDFENRNGLFPAVDSRMKFCVLSLTGSSLPTRAAQFGFFLLDPAEFYNPNKTFPLTPEAITLLNPNTGTCPIFRSRRDAEITLGIYRRMPVLINETKKASGNPWDISFMTTFHTSHESHLFRPEIQNGETFDDLLAAGWSLDGNVLVRGKERLLPLYEAKMLHHYDHRWATYTQDGSVRDFTLSEKQDPEEVPLPHYWVQERDISIGKFNKDGQEVKASGVRSRLAAKGWHREWLLGWRDICRANDERTLIAAPAPAYGFGHKYLLALAPQAALLTAVWSSFVVDYVARQAIGGTSMSYFIVRQLAIPTPDQLAPHAAFITPRVLELTYTATDMTPFARDLGDTGAPFIWDTDRRAVIRAELDALFFHLYGITRDDTAYVLDTFNVTRDNDIKAHGEYRTKNLILAEYDRMATAGLTLETPLVEGESGTYRSTLTPPPGHGPRHT, from the coding sequence ATGTCCGCCGCCACCCGCACCGCCCTGGCCTTCACCGCCGTCACCCCGGTCGGCGGCCTGCTCCCCTCCGACATGCTGCTGCGCATCGCGGAGTCCCGGAACCTGCCGGGCACCAAGCCCGCCGACTACGGCCTGCCCGCCTCGGTGCCCGTACGCAACGAGGCCGAGCGCGCCTGGGAGTACCTCAAGCCCCTCTGGCGCGACCTGCGCGCCGCGCTCCCCTCCGACCCGGCGACCGGCGCTCCCGCCGCCGACCCCACGGGCCGCGCGGGCACCGACTGGCTGGCCCAGCTCTTCCGCAAGCTGGACTTCGGCGCGCTGACGGAGGTCGGCGCGGCGGGGATTCCGGCGGACTCCGACCCGGAGAAGCGCTTCCCGGTCTCCCACCGCCACGGCCCGGCCCTCATCCACCAGGTCCCGTGGAACCAGGACCTCGACAAACGCCCGGCCGCCGGCCAGGTCCCGCCCCAGTCGATGGTGCAGGACTGCCTCAACCGCACCGAGGCCCACCTATGGGCGATCGTCACCAACGGCCGTCGGCTGCGCCTGCTGCGCGACTCGTCGTCCTTCTCCACGGCGGCCTACGTCGACTTCGACCTGGAAGCCCTCTTCGACGGCGAGCTGTTCAGCGAGTTCGTGCTGCTGTACAGCCTGTTGCACGCGTCGCGGTTCGCGGTGGCGGAGAGCGCGGCTGCTTCGGGGTGCTGGCTGGAGAAGTGGCGTGCCGAGGCCGTCACCTCCGGCACCCGCGCCCTGGACCAGCTCCGCCTGGGTGTGCAGAACGCCCTGACCGTCCTCGGCACCGGCTTCCTGCGCCACCCGGACAACGGCGCGCTGCGGGAGAACACCGACCCCAAGGTCCTCCGCGACGCCCTGCTGCGCCTGGTCTACCGGCTGCTGTTCGTCTTCGTCGCCGAGGACCGCAACGCCCTGCTCGACCCGGAGGCCGACGACTCCCGGCGGGAGGCGTACGAGCGGTACTTCTCCTCCGCCCGGCTGCGCGAACGGGCCCGCCGCCGCCAGGGCACGGCCCACGGCGACCAGTACGAGGCCCTGCGCATCGTCCTCGAAGCCCTCGGGAAGGAAGGTGGCCGCCCCGAACTGGCCCTGCCCGGCCTCGGCGGCCTGTTCTCCCCCACCGAGACCGATGCCCCGCTCGACGGCCTGAAGCTGTCCAACGAGTCGCTGCTCTCCGCCGTCCGCCACCTCGCCCAGGTCCGCGACCCGGGCGCCCGCCGCTGGCGGCCCGTCGACTACCGCCACCTGGACGCGGAGGAGCTCGGCTCGGTCTACGAGTCCCTGCTTGAGCTTGAACCCAAGCACTCCGCGGCGGACCGCTCCTTCGAGCTGGTGGAAGTGGCGGGCAACAGCCGTAAGACGACCGGCAGTTACTACACCCCGTCCTCGCTCATCGAGTGCCTGCTCGACACGACCCTGGACCCGGTGCTGGACGAAGCCTTCAAGCGGGGTGACCAGCGGGCCACCGCCGCCGGCCGCCCCGACCCGGCCGACGACATCGTCGCCGAGCTCCTGTCCCTGACGGTCTGCGACCCGGCGTGCGGCTCCGGCCACTTCCTCGTCGCGTCGGCACGACGTATCGCCAAGCGGGTGGCCTCGGTCCGCGAGCACAACCCGGAACCGACGGACGACGCCGTGCGCCACGCCCTGCGCGAGGTCGTCGCCCGCTGCATCTACGGCGTCGACCTCAACCCGATGGCCGTGGAACTGGCCAAGGTCTCCCTGTGGCTGGAGGCCATGGAACCGGGCAAGGCGCTCGGCTTCCTCGACGCCCACGTCAAGCACGGCAACGGCCTCATCGGCGCAACACCGAAGCTGCTGGCGGACGGCGTCCCCGACGACGCCTTCAAGCCCATCGAGGGCGACGACAAGAAGCACGCCTCCGGCCTCGTCAAGCGCAACAAGGCCCAGCGGGGCGGCCAGGACGAACTCCTCTTCGACACGGAGCCACTGCCGGGCAACGAGCGGTACGCCGTCGAGCTCGCCGCGATCACCACCGCCCCCGCCGATTCTCTGGAGGACGTGCACGCCCAGGAGGCTGCGTACCGGGTGTACGTGGAGTCGTCGGCGTACGTCCAGGACCTCCACGCCGCCGACGCCTGGTGCGCGGCGTTCGTGTGGCCCAAGCACGCGGGTGCGCCGGAGGCCCCGACGGACCAGGTGTTCCGGGCACTGCGGGGCCGGGACCAGTCCTCGGTGTCGGACGCGACGCACGAGCAGATCCTGGAGCTGCGGGACCAGTACCGGTTCTTCCACTGGCACCTGGAGTTCCCGGAGGTGTTCGCCGTCCCGGAGTCGGGTGCGGGGGTCCAGCCGGGGACGGGGTGGGCGGGTGGGTTCGACGCGGTGGTGGGGAATCCGCCGTGGGACAGCGTGAACTTCCCCGAGACAGAGTTCTTCGCCGTGCGCGCACCCGAAATCGCGGCGACCAACAATACAGCCGCCCGCAAGAAGAAAATTCAAGCACTCAAGGGAGACCCCGACACCGACCAGCTGTACAGCGAGTATGAGGCCGCGAAGCGCAAGGTTTATGGAGAGAGCCACTTCTGGCGCGCTTCCAACCGCTTCCCCTTGACCGGGCAAGGAAATCTTAATCTCTATGCGCTCTTCGCCGAGGGCGACCGCACCCTCACCTCTAATCACGGGCGCACAGGCATCATCGTCCCAACTGGCATTGCGACGGACTCCCGCACACAGTATTTCTTCAAGGACCTCATCGCTCAAAATTCATTGGCAGCGCTCCTGGACTTCGAGAACCGCAATGGTCTATTCCCAGCCGTAGACTCCCGAATGAAGTTCTGCGTCCTTTCCCTGACAGGGAGTTCACTCCCCACGCGAGCAGCCCAGTTCGGCTTCTTCCTTCTGGACCCCGCCGAGTTCTACAACCCCAACAAAACGTTCCCGCTCACCCCCGAAGCGATCACCCTCCTCAACCCGAACACCGGCACGTGCCCAATCTTCCGCAGCCGCCGGGACGCCGAGATCACGCTGGGGATCTACCGTCGCATGCCGGTGCTGATCAACGAGACGAAGAAGGCGAGCGGGAACCCCTGGGATATCTCGTTCATGACCACGTTCCACACGTCACACGAATCGCACCTGTTCCGCCCCGAAATCCAGAACGGCGAGACCTTCGACGACCTCCTCGCTGCAGGATGGAGTCTTGACGGCAACGTCCTAGTGCGAGGAAAGGAGCGCCTGCTTCCTCTGTACGAGGCCAAGATGCTCCACCATTATGACCATCGCTGGGCTACTTACACCCAGGACGGATCCGTACGCGACTTCACCCTCTCAGAAAAACAGGACCCCGAGGAGGTACCCCTTCCACACTACTGGGTACAAGAACGCGATATCTCCATCGGAAAGTTCAACAAGGACGGTCAAGAAGTTAAAGCTTCCGGCGTTCGGAGCCGCCTGGCAGCCAAGGGATGGCACCGGGAGTGGTTGCTGGGCTGGCGCGACATTTGCCGGGCGAACGACGAACGCACGCTGATTGCGGCACCTGCCCCTGCCTACGGCTTTGGTCACAAGTACCTGCTGGCCCTCGCCCCGCAGGCGGCACTGCTTACGGCAGTCTGGTCTTCGTTCGTCGTTGACTATGTGGCCCGGCAGGCCATCGGAGGCACTTCGATGAGCTACTTCATCGTGCGGCAGCTGGCTATCCCCACCCCCGACCAGCTCGCACCCCACGCGGCGTTCATCACCCCTCGCGTCCTCGAACTCACCTACACCGCAACCGACATGACCCCCTTCGCCCGCGACCTCGGCGACACCGGCGCCCCCTTCATCTGGGACACCGACCGCCGAGCCGTCATCCGGGCCGAGCTGGACGCTCTCTTCTTCCACCTCTACGGCATCACCCGCGACGACACCGCCTACGTCCTGGACACCTTCAACGTCACACGCGACAACGACATCAAGGCCCACGGCGAGTACCGCACCAAAAACCTGATCCTCGCCGAGTACGACCGGATGGCCACCGCCGGCCTCACCCTGGAGACCCCGCTCGTCGAGGGCGAGTCCGGCACCTACCGCTCCACCCTCACCCCGCCCCCTGGCCACGGCCCTCGCCACACCTGA
- a CDS encoding DEAD/DEAH box helicase encodes MSLTYTAGSLVAARGREWVVLPESAPDMLVLRPLGGSEDDIAAVFPSFEEVRPAEFAAPGPDDLGDQRSAGLLRTALRIGFRSGAGPFRSLASIAVEPRAYQLVPLLMALRQRTVRLLISDDVGIGKTVEAGLIAKELLAQGEAARLAVLCSPALAEQWQSELREKFAIDAELVLASTVSRLERGLELGQSLFDKHPYTIISTDFIKSTRHREDFVRHCPDLVIVDEAHSCVAADDAAQGSASTSNQLRHELLRKISADPGRHLLLLTATPHSGKESAFRNLLGLVRPELSTLDLESPAGRAKLAEHFVARKRADVRDYLTKEDGLADDSLAERTAFPSDRWTKDEPYKLTPAYRALLDDAIAYARDRVATAGEQGKREARIAWWSVIALLRSMVSSPAAAAQTLRTRSESAAARTAQEADALGFPVAADSADNDRLEGMDVAPGAAESEEAGARLLELSQRAAELVGPAGDAKLKALTRHLKSLIADGYHPIVFCRYIPTAEYLATQLEGKLGKKTKIAAVTGTLSPQQRLERIEQLAAETAEEAGDPAVRRVLIATDCLSEGVNLQHHFDAVVHYDLAWNPTRHDQREGRVDRYGQKRDQVRVITMFGEDNGIDGKVLEVLFMKHRQIMKDLGISVSVPDETASGVTDAVVEWLLLHGRQGSQESLFELDGHQESFDRIEREWNSAAEREKTSRSKYAQRAIHPEEVAREVAAVRAALGGAEEVRDFALEALGGLDTLVRDPRDGSGDFTAQPGGAPAGLRDALAATLGGRIVEEDREIPFRSTPAVARGEAALVRTDPVIGAIASYVLDSALDANTPGPRPARRCGVVTTDAVTVRTTLLLVRYRFHLTLPSRNGERQLVAEDARLLAYQGMPSRARWLDDDASAALLAARATANTHEQLVRNQIAKDLNGLPDLAAHLTEYGTRLAAELDASHRRVRKANEEIVRGLKVVPQEPADVLGVYVYLPQQPAPVASAASTVSGAEA; translated from the coding sequence ATGAGCCTCACGTACACAGCCGGCTCCCTGGTCGCCGCCCGTGGCCGGGAATGGGTGGTGCTGCCCGAGAGCGCCCCCGACATGCTGGTGCTGCGCCCCCTGGGCGGGAGCGAGGACGACATCGCGGCCGTCTTCCCCTCCTTCGAGGAGGTGCGTCCGGCCGAATTCGCGGCACCGGGCCCGGACGACCTGGGTGACCAGCGGTCCGCCGGTCTGCTGCGCACGGCGCTCCGCATCGGCTTCCGTTCGGGGGCGGGCCCGTTCCGTTCGCTGGCCTCGATCGCCGTGGAGCCGAGGGCCTATCAGCTGGTCCCGCTGCTGATGGCGCTGCGGCAGCGCACCGTGCGGCTGCTGATCTCGGACGACGTCGGCATCGGCAAGACGGTCGAGGCCGGTCTGATCGCCAAGGAGCTGCTCGCGCAGGGCGAGGCGGCCCGGCTGGCGGTGCTGTGCTCCCCGGCGCTGGCCGAGCAGTGGCAGTCCGAGCTGCGGGAGAAGTTCGCCATCGACGCCGAACTGGTCCTGGCCTCCACGGTGTCGCGCCTGGAGCGCGGCCTGGAGCTGGGCCAGTCCCTGTTCGACAAGCACCCGTACACGATCATCTCGACGGACTTCATCAAGTCGACCCGGCACCGCGAGGACTTCGTACGGCACTGTCCCGACCTGGTGATCGTCGACGAGGCCCACTCCTGCGTGGCCGCCGACGACGCCGCGCAGGGCTCCGCGTCCACGTCGAACCAGCTCCGTCACGAGTTGCTGCGCAAGATCTCCGCCGACCCGGGCCGGCATCTGCTGCTGCTGACCGCGACCCCGCACTCCGGCAAGGAGTCCGCGTTCCGCAACCTGCTCGGCCTGGTGCGCCCCGAACTCTCGACCCTGGACCTGGAGTCGCCCGCGGGACGGGCGAAGCTCGCCGAGCACTTCGTGGCCCGCAAGCGTGCCGACGTCCGCGACTACCTCACCAAGGAGGACGGGCTCGCCGACGACTCCCTGGCCGAGCGGACCGCCTTCCCGTCCGACCGCTGGACGAAGGACGAGCCGTACAAGCTGACGCCCGCCTACCGGGCGCTGCTCGACGACGCCATCGCGTACGCCCGCGACCGGGTCGCGACCGCGGGCGAGCAGGGCAAGCGGGAGGCGCGGATCGCCTGGTGGTCGGTGATCGCGCTGCTGCGCTCGATGGTGTCCTCGCCCGCGGCCGCCGCGCAGACCCTGAGGACCCGCTCCGAGTCCGCCGCCGCCCGCACCGCGCAGGAGGCGGACGCGCTGGGCTTCCCGGTGGCCGCCGATTCCGCCGACAACGACCGGCTCGAAGGCATGGACGTCGCACCCGGCGCGGCCGAGTCGGAGGAGGCCGGTGCCCGGCTGCTCGAACTGTCGCAGCGGGCCGCCGAACTCGTCGGCCCGGCCGGGGACGCGAAGCTGAAGGCGCTCACCCGGCATCTGAAGAGCCTGATCGCCGACGGCTACCACCCGATCGTCTTCTGCCGCTACATCCCCACCGCCGAGTACCTCGCCACCCAGCTGGAGGGCAAGCTCGGCAAGAAGACGAAGATCGCCGCGGTGACCGGCACCCTGTCCCCGCAGCAGCGCCTGGAGCGCATCGAGCAGCTCGCCGCCGAAACCGCCGAGGAGGCCGGCGACCCGGCCGTCCGCCGCGTCCTGATCGCCACCGACTGCCTCTCCGAGGGCGTCAACCTCCAGCACCACTTCGACGCCGTCGTCCACTACGACCTGGCCTGGAACCCCACCCGGCACGACCAGCGCGAGGGCCGGGTCGACCGCTACGGGCAGAAGCGCGACCAGGTCCGTGTCATCACCATGTTCGGCGAGGACAACGGCATCGACGGCAAGGTCCTGGAGGTGCTGTTCATGAAGCACCGTCAGATCATGAAGGACCTGGGCATCTCCGTCTCCGTCCCCGACGAGACCGCCTCCGGCGTCACCGACGCGGTGGTGGAGTGGCTGCTGCTGCACGGGCGGCAGGGCAGCCAGGAGAGCCTGTTCGAACTGGACGGCCACCAGGAGTCGTTCGACCGCATCGAGCGCGAGTGGAACTCGGCCGCCGAACGCGAGAAGACGTCCCGCTCCAAGTACGCCCAGCGCGCGATCCACCCGGAGGAGGTGGCGCGCGAGGTCGCCGCCGTACGAGCGGCGCTCGGCGGCGCGGAGGAGGTCCGCGATTTCGCCCTGGAGGCGCTGGGCGGCCTGGACACGCTGGTACGCGACCCGCGTGACGGCAGCGGCGACTTCACGGCCCAGCCCGGCGGCGCCCCGGCCGGACTGCGCGACGCGCTCGCCGCCACGCTCGGCGGACGGATCGTCGAGGAGGACCGGGAGATCCCCTTCCGCTCCACGCCCGCGGTCGCGCGCGGCGAGGCCGCCCTGGTCCGCACCGACCCGGTGATCGGTGCCATCGCCTCGTACGTCCTGGACTCGGCCCTCGACGCGAACACCCCCGGCCCCCGGCCGGCCCGCCGCTGCGGCGTCGTCACCACGGACGCGGTCACCGTCCGCACCACGCTCCTGCTGGTCCGTTACCGCTTCCACCTCACGCTCCCGTCCCGCAACGGCGAACGGCAGCTGGTCGCCGAGGACGCCCGTCTGCTCGCCTACCAGGGGATGCCGTCGCGCGCCCGCTGGCTGGACGACGACGCGTCCGCCGCCCTCCTCGCGGCCCGCGCCACCGCCAACACCCACGAGCAGCTGGTCCGCAACCAGATCGCCAAGGACCTGAACGGCCTGCCGGACCTCGCCGCGCACCTCACCGAGTACGGCACCCGCCTGGCCGCCGAACTCGACGCCTCGCACCGCCGGGTCCGCAAGGCCAACGAGGAGATCGTCCGCGGCCTGAAGGTCGTCCCGCAGGAGCCCGCCGACGTCCTCGGCGTCTACGTCTACCTGCCCCAGCAGCCCGCCCCCGTCGCGTCCGCCGCCTCTACCGTGTCCGGAGCCGAAGCCTGA